A stretch of Microbulbifer bruguierae DNA encodes these proteins:
- a CDS encoding questin oxidase family protein: protein METTIQPQQLALQDIAQVAIRTYLGTRDFTLLHGVTGCHALRVILPYCTDRATALRYFWQGFIIAYLSTGPKTIRPVATEETESIKDISKRQAAIRESALNSDDDHVIKLSYSALEEFHYYGDNKYLQVFS, encoded by the coding sequence ATGGAAACCACTATCCAACCACAACAACTGGCACTGCAAGATATTGCCCAGGTCGCCATCCGCACCTATCTCGGCACCCGGGATTTCACCCTGCTACACGGCGTCACCGGCTGCCATGCACTGCGTGTTATATTGCCCTACTGTACCGATCGGGCAACAGCACTGCGCTACTTCTGGCAGGGTTTTATCATTGCGTACCTGAGTACCGGACCGAAGACTATCCGGCCGGTGGCCACGGAAGAAACAGAGTCGATCAAAGATATTTCGAAGCGGCAGGCAGCGATCAGGGAAAGCGCGTTAAACAGCGATGACGATCATGTCATCAAACTTTCATACAGCGCACTGGAAGAATTTCACTACTACGGAGACAACAAATATCTGCAGGTTTTCAGTTAA
- the urtA gene encoding urea ABC transporter substrate-binding protein, translating into MKLKKFVAGLAFAAGTSVVSSVALAAEIIKVGVLHSLSGTMAISETTLKDTVLMMVDEQNRKGGLLGKKLEAVVVDPASDWPLFAEKARELLTKDKVDVIFGCWTSVSRKSVLPVIEELNGLMFYPVQYEGEESSKNVFYTGASPNQQAIPAVDYLMSDLEVERWVLAGTDYVYPRTTNKILEAYLESKGVAKKDIMINYTPFGHSDWQSIVSDIKKFGSTGKKTAVVSTINGDANVPFYKELGNQGISSEDIPVVAFSVGEEELSGIDTAPLVGHLAAWNYFQGIDSEANDYFVKQWKKFIGDEKRVTNDPMEATYIGFNMWTKAVEKAGTTKVDDVEQAMIGIEFPNLTGGVAKMNKNHHLSKPVFIGEIQDDGQFEVVWETEGVVAGDAWSDFLPGSKDLIADWTAPIKCGNYNTKSKACSGQGQ; encoded by the coding sequence ATGAAATTGAAAAAATTTGTCGCAGGTCTCGCTTTTGCCGCCGGAACCTCTGTGGTCAGCAGTGTCGCGCTGGCCGCGGAAATCATCAAAGTAGGGGTGTTGCACTCCCTGTCCGGCACCATGGCCATCAGTGAAACCACCCTGAAAGATACCGTGCTGATGATGGTGGACGAGCAGAACCGCAAGGGTGGTCTGCTGGGTAAGAAGCTGGAGGCCGTGGTTGTGGACCCGGCATCCGACTGGCCGCTGTTTGCCGAAAAAGCCCGTGAACTGCTCACCAAGGACAAGGTGGATGTGATTTTCGGTTGCTGGACATCCGTATCCCGTAAATCTGTTTTGCCGGTCATCGAGGAACTGAATGGCCTGATGTTCTACCCGGTGCAGTACGAAGGGGAAGAGTCTTCGAAGAATGTTTTCTACACCGGTGCGTCGCCGAACCAGCAGGCGATTCCCGCCGTGGATTACCTGATGTCCGACCTGGAAGTGGAGCGCTGGGTACTGGCTGGTACCGACTATGTGTATCCGCGTACCACCAACAAGATTCTGGAAGCGTATCTGGAATCCAAGGGCGTGGCGAAGAAAGACATCATGATCAACTACACCCCGTTCGGGCACTCCGACTGGCAGAGCATCGTCTCTGATATCAAGAAGTTTGGCAGCACCGGCAAGAAAACCGCCGTGGTTTCCACCATCAATGGCGACGCCAATGTACCTTTCTACAAGGAATTGGGCAACCAGGGTATCAGTTCGGAAGACATCCCGGTGGTGGCCTTCTCGGTGGGTGAAGAGGAACTTTCCGGTATCGACACTGCGCCGCTGGTAGGTCACCTGGCTGCCTGGAACTACTTCCAGGGCATCGACAGTGAAGCCAATGACTATTTCGTCAAGCAGTGGAAGAAGTTCATCGGCGATGAAAAGCGCGTGACCAACGACCCTATGGAGGCAACCTACATTGGCTTCAATATGTGGACCAAAGCGGTGGAGAAAGCCGGCACCACCAAAGTGGACGACGTGGAACAGGCGATGATCGGTATCGAGTTCCCCAACCTCACCGGTGGCGTTGCCAAAATGAACAAAAACCATCATCTGTCCAAACCGGTATTTATCGGTGAGATTCAGGACGATGGTCAGTTCGAGGTGGTGTGGGAAACCGAAGGGGTTGTTGCCGGCGATGCCTGGTCTGATTTCCTGCCGGGTTCCAAAGACCTGATTGCCGACTGGACCGCGCCGATCAAGTGCGGCAACTACAACACCAAGTCAAAGGCCTGTAGCGGCCAGGGTCAGTAA
- the urtB gene encoding urea ABC transporter permease subunit UrtB — MKSLLLSIGCLLTLLLLQLVSPAANAQPQTAEVEAVLQQLPDANLRQTGALVQQLEQAGGAAMRPLFEVMLAGDLYYRKDSGDLLAVYKNAAGDRLGRDIFSGQDLGPQSGGDIGKVRVNNRVRSQLRDAIARLNLLHGSAAEQQAAVLAILDDLSLQNMRLLRSAADAGTSDAVTELIDLANAMVRLRDGNATDERLAAIEVMSHRLEAPVRNQLQRLVNDEGEADLRVKAAAGKALEKITDRIEFFGQLEQLFFGLSLGSVLLLAAIGLAITFGVMGVINMAHGEMIMLGAYTTYVVQQLMPGSIEYSLLVAVPAAFLVSGSVGVLIERGVIRHLQGRPLETLLATFGISLILQQAVRSIFSPLNMQVITPGWMSGSLAINPVFSVTYNRLYILLFALAVFAALVAILKKSSLGLNVRAVSQNRDMAKAMGVRTEMVDAMTFGLGSGIAGIAGVALSQLTNVGPNLGQSYIIDSFMVVVFGGVGNLLGTLVGGFSLGVANKFLEPATGAVLANIIVLVCLILFIQKRPKGLFPQRGRAAE, encoded by the coding sequence GTGAAGTCTTTACTACTGAGTATCGGGTGTCTGTTAACGCTGCTGTTGCTGCAGCTGGTCTCACCGGCTGCAAATGCGCAGCCGCAGACCGCTGAGGTAGAGGCAGTACTGCAGCAGTTACCGGACGCGAACCTGCGCCAAACCGGCGCCCTGGTACAGCAGCTGGAACAGGCGGGGGGCGCAGCGATGCGTCCCCTGTTTGAGGTTATGTTGGCCGGTGATCTTTACTACCGCAAAGACAGTGGCGATCTCCTCGCGGTCTATAAAAACGCGGCGGGCGATCGACTCGGTCGCGATATTTTCAGCGGACAGGATCTGGGGCCACAGTCCGGTGGCGATATCGGCAAAGTCCGTGTCAATAATCGCGTGCGCAGCCAGCTGCGGGATGCTATCGCCCGGCTCAATTTGCTGCACGGTAGTGCAGCGGAGCAGCAGGCGGCGGTACTGGCGATCCTGGACGATCTTTCACTGCAAAATATGCGTCTGTTGCGCAGCGCTGCCGATGCCGGAACCAGCGATGCGGTAACTGAACTGATCGACCTGGCCAACGCCATGGTGCGCCTGCGGGACGGCAATGCAACCGACGAGCGACTGGCAGCCATTGAAGTGATGAGTCACCGCCTGGAAGCGCCGGTGCGCAACCAGTTGCAGCGACTGGTAAATGACGAGGGCGAAGCGGACCTGAGGGTAAAAGCTGCCGCAGGTAAGGCGCTTGAAAAAATCACCGATCGCATCGAATTTTTTGGCCAGCTTGAACAGCTGTTTTTTGGCCTCAGCCTGGGATCGGTACTGTTACTGGCGGCCATCGGCCTCGCCATCACATTCGGTGTGATGGGGGTGATCAATATGGCCCATGGCGAAATGATCATGCTCGGCGCTTATACCACTTATGTGGTTCAGCAGCTGATGCCCGGGTCCATTGAATATTCCCTGCTGGTGGCGGTACCGGCAGCATTTCTGGTATCCGGCAGTGTGGGTGTGTTGATCGAACGCGGGGTAATCCGGCACCTGCAGGGACGGCCGCTGGAAACCTTGCTGGCCACCTTTGGTATCAGTCTGATTTTGCAGCAGGCGGTACGCAGTATTTTCTCGCCGCTCAATATGCAGGTCATCACGCCAGGTTGGATGAGCGGTTCACTGGCGATCAATCCGGTGTTCTCCGTGACCTATAACCGTTTGTATATCCTGCTGTTTGCGCTGGCAGTATTTGCGGCGCTGGTGGCGATCCTGAAAAAATCTTCCCTGGGATTGAACGTGCGCGCGGTGTCCCAGAACCGGGATATGGCGAAAGCCATGGGCGTGCGTACGGAAATGGTCGATGCGATGACCTTTGGTCTCGGTTCCGGCATTGCCGGTATCGCCGGGGTGGCACTTTCCCAGCTGACCAACGTTGGTCCCAACCTCGGTCAGTCCTACATTATCGATTCGTTTATGGTGGTGGTATTCGGTGGCGTCGGCAATCTGCTGGGGACGCTGGTGGGAGGCTTCTCGCTCGGGGTCGCGAACAAGTTTCTTGAACCTGCAACCGGCGCAGTGCTGGCCAATATTATTGTGCTGGTATGCCTGATTCTGTTCATCCAGAAACGTCCCAAAGGGCTGTTCCCGCAGCGCGGGAGGGCCGCAGAATGA
- the urtD gene encoding urea ABC transporter ATP-binding protein UrtD, with protein sequence MNQFAGQARELMRRDTAWPFLVPRRRSPDVSKQVILYLEGLSVSFDGFKALNDLNLYVNDGELRCLIGANGAGKTTLMDVITGKTQCDSGSAWFGQNIDLLAHDEAEIAQLGIGRKFQKPTVFEAHTVFHNLELSLQGSKGVWSALTAKLTGQEHDRIDEVLQTIGLEKVRHQLAGALSHGQKQWLEIGMLLAAEPRLLLVDEPVAGMTAEETERTAELLTSLAGKHTVIVVEHDMEFVRSIARTVTVLHQGSVLAEGTMDQVQNNPAVIEVYLGEEA encoded by the coding sequence CTGAATCAATTTGCCGGTCAGGCGCGGGAGCTGATGCGTCGGGATACTGCATGGCCGTTTCTGGTGCCGCGTCGGCGTTCCCCGGATGTATCCAAGCAGGTAATCCTGTACCTGGAGGGACTGTCCGTTAGCTTTGACGGTTTCAAGGCGCTGAACGATCTTAACCTTTATGTTAACGACGGCGAGCTGCGCTGTTTGATCGGTGCCAACGGCGCCGGTAAAACCACCCTGATGGATGTGATTACCGGCAAGACCCAGTGTGACAGTGGCAGCGCCTGGTTTGGGCAGAATATTGACCTGTTGGCGCACGATGAAGCGGAGATCGCGCAACTGGGGATCGGGCGCAAATTTCAGAAACCCACGGTGTTCGAGGCGCATACGGTTTTTCATAATCTGGAACTGTCGCTGCAGGGCAGTAAAGGGGTCTGGAGCGCGCTGACGGCCAAGCTCACCGGACAGGAGCACGATCGAATCGATGAGGTATTGCAAACCATCGGTTTGGAAAAGGTCCGCCACCAATTGGCCGGTGCACTTTCTCACGGCCAGAAACAGTGGCTGGAAATCGGCATGTTGCTGGCAGCAGAGCCGCGTCTGCTGCTCGTAGATGAGCCCGTTGCCGGTATGACGGCAGAAGAAACGGAACGCACTGCGGAACTGCTGACCTCCCTTGCCGGTAAACACACGGTGATTGTGGTGGAGCACGATATGGAATTCGTACGCAGTATCGCCCGCACCGTCACCGTATTGCATCAGGGCTCGGTGCTGGCGGAGGGCACCATGGACCAGGTGCAGAATAATCCCGCAGTGATCGAAGTGTATCTGGGAGAGGAAGCATGA
- the urtC gene encoding urea ABC transporter permease subunit UrtC, translating to MQSALTSVTGVLGELRQPGRGSSLLVGILLAVTLAMSAANLLLSPDSPLYVSTYTITLMGKYLCFAMLAMAVDIIWGYCGILSLGHGAFFALGGYGMGMYLMRQIGDRGVYGNAELPDFMVFLNWQELPWYWFGMDQFWFAMLMGLAVPGLLAFIFGWLAFRSRVTGVYLSIMTQALTYALMLAFFRNEMGFGGNNGLTDFKDILGFDLQADTTRVTLLLMTTLLLVVAFTTSRAIVQSRLGRVIVAVRDAEARTRFLGYRTERYKVWLFVYSALIAAVAGILYVPQVGIINPGEFSPLNSIEVVVWVAVGGRGTLYGAIVGALLVNYAKTRFTAIMPDGWLFALGALFVIVTVYLPKGLAGLLERLPVGPLQKMSGRTAKQESATVVESAEASV from the coding sequence ATGCAATCTGCACTGACAAGCGTCACCGGGGTACTGGGCGAGTTACGTCAGCCCGGTCGCGGTTCCTCACTGCTGGTGGGTATTCTGCTGGCGGTGACCCTGGCGATGTCAGCGGCAAACCTGTTGCTGAGCCCGGATTCGCCACTGTATGTAAGTACCTACACCATTACACTGATGGGCAAGTACCTGTGTTTCGCCATGCTCGCCATGGCCGTGGATATCATCTGGGGTTACTGCGGCATCCTGAGTCTGGGCCACGGGGCCTTTTTCGCTCTCGGCGGTTACGGTATGGGGATGTACCTGATGCGCCAGATCGGCGATCGCGGGGTCTACGGTAACGCGGAGTTGCCGGACTTTATGGTGTTTCTCAACTGGCAGGAGCTGCCCTGGTACTGGTTCGGTATGGACCAGTTCTGGTTTGCGATGTTGATGGGGCTGGCGGTTCCGGGTTTGTTGGCATTTATTTTTGGTTGGCTGGCGTTTCGATCACGGGTCACCGGGGTGTACCTGTCGATCATGACCCAGGCGCTCACCTATGCGCTGATGCTGGCATTTTTCCGCAACGAAATGGGGTTCGGCGGCAACAACGGGCTGACGGATTTCAAGGATATTCTCGGCTTTGATCTTCAGGCGGATACTACCCGGGTAACTTTGCTGTTGATGACGACCTTGCTGCTGGTGGTGGCGTTTACCACCAGTCGCGCCATTGTTCAGTCGCGCCTGGGTCGGGTGATTGTGGCGGTGCGGGATGCGGAGGCGCGGACGCGATTTCTTGGCTATCGTACCGAGCGCTACAAAGTATGGCTGTTTGTCTACTCGGCATTGATCGCTGCGGTAGCCGGCATCCTGTATGTGCCCCAGGTGGGGATTATCAACCCGGGCGAGTTTTCGCCGCTCAATTCCATCGAAGTGGTGGTGTGGGTGGCGGTGGGTGGTCGTGGCACACTTTACGGCGCCATCGTTGGCGCACTGCTGGTGAACTACGCCAAGACGCGTTTTACCGCAATCATGCCGGACGGCTGGCTGTTCGCTCTGGGCGCTCTGTTTGTGATTGTCACCGTCTATCTGCCCAAGGGACTGGCGGGATTGCTTGAACGCTTGCCGGTCGGGCCTTTGCAAAAAATGTCTGGCAGAACAGCGAAACAAGAGTCTGCCACAGTGGTGGAATCCGCGGAGGCAAGTGTATGA
- the urtE gene encoding urea ABC transporter ATP-binding subunit UrtE, which yields MIRIENLSQKYGGTQILWDLNLDVEQGSCTCIMGRNGAGKTTLLKCLMGLLPASSGRILFEGKPIEGSPAQARAKMGIGYVPQGRDIFPLLTVEENLQIGLPARRDGLKKIPARIFELFPVLREMLHRRGGDLSGGQQQQLAIARALVIDPKVLILDEPNEGIQPNIVRQIGDVVMQLNEEDGLTVILVEQKLGFARRVGREFRLMQKGAVVAADKMDNLDDGLIRQYLAV from the coding sequence ATGATCCGGATTGAAAACCTGAGCCAGAAATACGGCGGCACACAGATCCTGTGGGATCTGAACCTGGATGTGGAACAGGGATCCTGCACCTGCATCATGGGCCGCAACGGCGCCGGCAAGACGACCCTGCTGAAATGCCTGATGGGACTGTTGCCTGCGAGCAGCGGACGGATTCTGTTTGAAGGCAAGCCGATCGAGGGCTCTCCGGCGCAGGCGCGCGCGAAAATGGGAATTGGATATGTACCCCAGGGACGGGACATTTTTCCATTGCTGACCGTAGAGGAAAACCTGCAGATTGGCTTACCGGCGCGGCGGGATGGACTGAAGAAAATTCCCGCGAGGATCTTCGAGCTGTTTCCGGTATTGCGTGAAATGCTGCATCGGCGCGGCGGGGACCTTTCCGGCGGGCAGCAACAGCAGCTGGCCATTGCTCGCGCACTGGTCATCGACCCGAAAGTACTGATTCTGGATGAGCCGAATGAAGGTATTCAACCAAATATCGTGCGCCAGATCGGCGATGTGGTCATGCAGCTCAATGAGGAGGATGGCCTGACGGTGATTCTGGTAGAGCAGAAACTGGGCTTTGCTCGTCGCGTGGGGAGAGAGTTCCGCTTGATGCAGAAAGGCGCCGTGGTTGCGGCGGATAAGATGGACAATCTGGATGATGGGTTGATTCGGCAGTATCTGGCGGTGTAG